One genomic segment of Sorex araneus isolate mSorAra2 chromosome X, mSorAra2.pri, whole genome shotgun sequence includes these proteins:
- the LOC101548764 gene encoding checkpoint protein HUS1-like has protein sequence MQFRARIGDAACLSHFTRVSNMIAKLAKTCTLRISPEKLNFIIWDQVASGGVSMWCELEQENFFSEFQMEGVSAENSEIYLELTSENLSRALKTAQNARALKIKLTNKHFPCLTVSIELLSALNTSRIVTHDIPIKVIPRKLWKDLQEPTAPASDVSIYSPVLKIMKSVVEKMKNISNHLIIEANQNGELNLKIETNLVYVTTHFKDLGNPPLASENTSQDRNLEQMAEVHIDIKKLLQLLAGQQILQRLYAIL, from the coding sequence ATGCAGTTCCGCGCCAGGATTGGGGACGCGGCGTGTCTCAGCCACTTCACGCGGGTCAGTAACATGATAGCCAAGCTAGCCAAGACCTGCACGCTCCGCATCAGCCCTGAGAAGCTGAACTTCATCATCTGGGACCAGGTGGCCAGCGGGGGAGTGAGTATGTGGTGTGAACTGGAGCAGGAGAACTTCTTCAGCGAATTTCAGATGGAAGGGGTCTCGGCAGAAAAtagtgaaatttatttagaactgACATCAGAAAACTTATCTCGTGCCCTGAAAACTGCTCAGAACGCTAGAGCCTTGAAAATAAAACTAACCAATAAACACTTCCCCTGCCTTACTGTTTCTATTGAATTGTTATCTGCATTGAATACTAGTCGCATTGTGACACATGACATTCCCATAAAGGTTATTCCTAGAAAATTGTGGAAAGATTTGCAAGAACCTACAGCTCCAGCCTCTGATGTTAGCATTTATTCACCAGTCTTGAAGATTATGAAGAGTGttgtggaaaaaatgaaaaacatcagCAATCATCTTATTATTGAAGCAAATCAAAATGGAGAGTTGAACTTGAAAATAGAAACCAACCTTGTGTATGTTACAACCCATTTTAAAGATCTTGGAAACCCTCCACTAGCCTCTGAAAACACTTCTCAAGATAGAAATCTAGAACAAATGGCTGAAGTGCACATAGACATTAAGAAGCTCCTACAACTTCTTGCTGGACAACAAATCCTACAAAGGCTATATGCAATATTGTGA